One Brassica napus cultivar Da-Ae chromosome A5, Da-Ae, whole genome shotgun sequence DNA window includes the following coding sequences:
- the LOC125608633 gene encoding uncharacterized protein LOC125608633, whose amino-acid sequence MFDDSDGASSEDDNFSTYGESPIEEDEDSPTLPSKKRYQNFLMSESKGNLEVLKLEMSSLDLAVGQRYLTKKHLKRRLKLFTVRHQFDFDVEISNLTTYVVKCWVDGCTWRVRASTEGLSPQFYIRIYDSDHACSVTERSNRSRNATPDILGELYKNFLGDVGPAVRPESVGIAITKQFGVKMEYWKSHRTLKCAREIDEGTPECGFELLPSYLYMIRRANPNTVTRLQIDELGRFMYVFLAFGASVNGFPFMRKVVVVDGTFLNGKYKGTLLTALAQDGNFQIFPIAFAVVDTENDDSWNWFFTQLKVLIPDQEGLAIISDRHNSIGKAITNVYPLAARGICTYHLYKNILGRYKGKDVFRLVKKAARCFRMSDFDMIFEEIEALNPDLHGYLERADVRLWTRVYFPGERYNLMTTNIAESMNRALSHARGLNIVRILESIRVMMTRWFAERRVDARSQSTTLTRGVEKLLQGRVSASRDWTVQRIDDHHTEVKYGAAGESLNVVNLVERKCTCRRFDVEKIPCVHAIAAAEERNVSRISLCSPYYKSTYLASAYAESVMPVDSALPAPDNVANVQCFPPFIRQQPGRPKKNRMKSALEVALAKKRLRKEHICSRCSQSGHNARTCPI is encoded by the exons ATGTTCGATGACTCGGACGGTGCGTCATCTGAAGATGATAACTTCAGCACATACGGTGAGTCTCCtatcgaagaagacgaagattcACCAACGCTACCTTCCAAGAAGAGATATCAGAACTTCTTGATGAGCGAATCTAAAGGGAATCTGGAGGTTTTGAAGTTGGAGATGTCGTCGTTAGACCTTGCGGTAGGACAACGATACTTGACTAAAAAGCATTTGAAGAGACGACTGAAACTTTTTACAGTGAGGCatcaatttgattttgatgtagAAATATCAAACCTGACAACATACGTTGTTAAGTGTTGGGTTGATGGATGTACATGGAGAGTTCGTGCATCTACCGAAGGATTGTCCCCGCAGTTTTATATTCGTATTTACGACTCGGATCATGCATGTTCTGTAACTGAGCGTTCTAATCGATCTCGAAATGCAACACCGGATATTTTAGGAGAGTTGTACAAGAACTTTCTCGGCGACGTTGGTCCGGCCGTTCGCCCTGAGAGTGTCGGAATAGCTATCACTAAGCAGTTTGGTGTAAAG ATGGAATATTGGAAATCACACCGGACGCTTAAATGTGCAAGGGAAATCGATGAGGGCACACCTGAGTGTGGTTTTGAACTCTTGCCTTCTTACTTATACATGATAAGAAGGGCAAATCCGAATACAGTTACGCGTCTTCAAATCGATGAGCTTGGAAGATTCATGTATGTGTTTCTTGCGTTTGGTGCGAGCGTTAATGGGTTTCCTTTCATGCGCAAAGTTGTTGTCGTCGACGGTACGTTTCTTAATGGTAAATATAAAGGGACGCTACTCACAGCACTAGCTCAGGATGGTAACTTTCAGATTTTTCCAATAGCCTTCGCAGTGGTTGACACTGAAAATGATGATTCGTGGAATTGGTTTTTTACGCAACTAAAAGTGTTGATTCCTGACCAGGAGGGTCTTGCGATAATATCAGATAGGCATAACTCGATAGGGAAAGCAATTACAAATGTGTATCCGTTAGCTGCTCGTGGAATATGCACCTATCATTTGTATAAAAACATATTGGGACGGTACAAAGGAAAAGATGTATTTCGGCTGGTGAAGAAAGCGGCGAGATGTTTTAGAATGTCTGACTTTGATATGATTTTCGAGGAGATTGAAGCACTTAATCCTGATCTCCACGGCTACCTCGAAAGAGCTGATGTCAGACTGTGGACACGTGTTTATTTCCCGGGCGAGaggtacaatttgatgactacgaACATAGCGGAATCAATGAACAGAGCATTATCGCATGCTAGAGGTCTTAACATTGTTCGAATATTGGAATCGATACGGGTTATGATGACCAGATGGTTTGCTGAACGAAGAGTGGATGCCAGATCGCAGTCAACCACACTCACGCGCGGTGTGGAGAAACTATTACAA GGACGTGTAAGTGCCTCCCGGGATTGGACGGTTCAAAGGATTGATGACCATCACACTGAAGTTAAATATGGCGCTGCTGGCGAGTCTTTGAATGTTGTTAATTTGGTTGAGCGAAAGTGCACATGTCGGCGTTTCGATGTCGAGAAAATACCATGTGTACACGCAATCGCAGCTGCAGAGGAAAGAAATGTTTCTCGTATATCACTGTGCAGTCCTTACTATAAAAGCACTTATTTAGCTAGCGCATACGCTGAATCGGTCATGCCGGTTGACTCAGCGCTACCTGCTCCAGATAACGTGGCTAACGTACAGTGCTTTCCACCATTTATTCGTCAACAACCGGGAAGACctaaaaaaaataggatgaaatCTGCTTTAGAAGTTGCACTTGCAAAAAAACGTCTTAGGAAAGAGCACATATGTTCTCGTTGCAGTCAAAGTGGACATAATGCGAGAACTTGTCCGATATAA
- the LOC125608724 gene encoding uncharacterized protein LOC125608724 — translation MNSTSKAWSVAASIGVVETLKDQLGVCRWNYVLRSMNQHLRNNIRSISQTRNVSSSSSSAATASFGKTKQAEEPLRMVMYLSCWGPN, via the coding sequence ATGAATTCTACAAGCAAGGCATGGTCGGTGGCAGCAAGTATTGGAGTTGTGGAGACACTAAAAGATCAATTAGGCGTTTGTCGGTGGAACTACGTCCTCCGTTCAATGAATCAACATCTTCGGAATAACATCAGATCCATTTCTCAGACCAGAAATGTTTCCTCCTCCTCATCGTCAGCCGCCACCGCATCCTTCGGTAAAACGAAGCAGGCTGAGGAGCCGCTCAGGATGGTCATGTACTTGAGCTGTTGGGGTCCAAACTAG